A window from Montipora capricornis isolate CH-2021 chromosome 7, ASM3666992v2, whole genome shotgun sequence encodes these proteins:
- the LOC138058261 gene encoding beta-2 adrenergic receptor-like: MEKTTDNSTNTDNSTFPSKGAVITSSIVLFVFGLAGNGMIVYGYFRFRRLRTRTNYFVLNLAIADLLLTVGLGAWIIEELRGNPSEKFLRAFMISIDILCFSASMLSMTAVSVDRFFAVTSPLKYNHKITRSRAHMATLLIWLYSLVMFVIGVSRYYVEQMESAAANKIFMTTLTVTCFVIPALIMVYAHVSVFRIALISKRETPDVMELTNGRSKEMSKTVKLSFNTLVILVPMTTAWGIFFGVTVYEAHCTNCRIPTSEFSTIVGFLPYIAAAIDPIVYILLSRDLRLKLCRCL; the protein is encoded by the coding sequence ATGGAAAAAACGACTGACAACAGCACTAACACAGACAACTCAACTTTTCCCAGCAAAGGAGCTGTCATCACGAGTTCCATCGTGCTATTTGTCTTCGGATTGGCCGGGAATGGTATGATTGTTTACGGTTACTTCCGCTTCCGCCGCCTACGAACACGAACCAACTATTTCGTACTCAATTTAGCCATAGCTGATCTATTGTTAACTGTTGGTCTTGGAGCCTGGATAATAGAGGAGCTTCGAGGTAATCCGTCAGAAAAATTTTTAAGAGCCTTCATGATCAGCATtgatattttgtgtttttcagcGTCTATGCTCAGCATGACCGCTGTCAGTGTTGACAGGTTTTTCGCCGTGACAAGTCCCCTAAAGTACAATCACAAAATCACGCGATCGCGGGCGCACATGGCAACGCTCCTTATTTGGTTATACTCCCTGGTTATGTTCGTTATCGGCGTCAGCAGATATTACGTCGAACAAATGGAGAGCGCCGCTGccaataaaatatttatgacaACACTGACTGTGACCTGCTTTGTGATACCGGCGCTTATTATGGTTTATGCACACGTTAGCGTCTTCAGAATTGCTCTAATTAGCAAGAGAGAAACGCCTGATGTTATGGAGTTGACGAATGGGCGCTCAAAAGAGATGTCGAAGACAGTTAAGCTCTCCTTTAACACGTTAGTTATACTCGTACCCATGACAACCGCGTGGGGGATTTTTTTTGGGGTAACAGTGTACGAAGCTCACTGCACGAATTGCCGAATACCCACTTCGGAGTTTTCAACAATAGTTGGCTTTTTGCCCTATATTGCAGCGGCAATTGATCCTATTGTATATATCTTGCTTTCAAGGGATCTACGACTGAAGTTATGCAGGTGTTTATAG